Proteins encoded in a region of the Veillonella parvula genome:
- a CDS encoding amino acid ABC transporter ATP-binding protein — MTFVNMERIEKRFNNQSVLRDVSLKMNRGEIVSIIGPSGSGKSTFLRCLGQLETIDGGSITVDGTVLASTENGVVKYASPQTQHELLLRMGMVFQSFNLFPHMTVLDNIMIAPRMVKGMKDDEISPIAEQLLNKVGLWEKRNMYPSRLSGGQQQRVAIARALAMNPEIMLFDEPTSALDPELTGEVLKTIKQLADDHMTMIIVTHEMNFAREVSDRVIFMADGVIQEEGTPEQIFNHPQNERTKAFLDNML, encoded by the coding sequence ATGACATTTGTAAATATGGAGCGTATTGAAAAACGCTTTAATAATCAATCAGTATTGCGCGATGTGTCGCTTAAAATGAATAGAGGAGAAATCGTTTCTATTATTGGACCTTCTGGTTCAGGTAAATCCACATTTTTACGCTGCTTGGGCCAGTTAGAAACGATTGATGGAGGCTCTATTACCGTTGATGGTACGGTTCTTGCTAGTACTGAAAATGGGGTTGTAAAATATGCTTCTCCTCAAACTCAGCATGAATTATTGCTTCGTATGGGGATGGTATTCCAATCTTTTAACTTGTTCCCACATATGACGGTATTAGATAATATTATGATTGCTCCACGTATGGTAAAAGGTATGAAAGATGATGAAATCTCACCGATTGCAGAGCAATTACTCAATAAAGTAGGGCTATGGGAAAAACGTAATATGTATCCATCTCGCTTGTCTGGTGGTCAGCAACAGCGTGTAGCTATTGCTCGTGCGTTAGCGATGAATCCTGAAATTATGCTCTTTGATGAACCTACATCTGCTCTCGATCCAGAGCTTACTGGTGAGGTTCTTAAGACGATTAAACAATTGGCGGACGATCACATGACGATGATTATCGTAACCCATGAAATGAACTTTGCTCGTGAAGTATCGGATCGTGTTATCTTTATGGCTGATGGTGTTATCCAAGAAGAAGGAACACCAGAACAAATTTTTAATCATCCGCAGAACGAAAGAACGAAAGCGTTTTTGGATAATATGTTATAG
- a CDS encoding amino acid ABC transporter permease produces MLDYLLQIIPTIADGLKVTVSLFCIVWILSIPGGILMAMLRLSKLPLVDKLVDAFVYLMRGTPLMLQILFVYYALPIITDGAIQMDDATAAVLTFVLNYAAYLCEIFRGGIQSISRGQYEGAKVLGFTYAQTMRKIILPQMFKRVLPPLANETINLLKDTSLVYVLAMNDILRITKSIVQRDFDISAFLVAALFYLIFTFILTNIFNYLERRFAVYED; encoded by the coding sequence ATGTTAGATTATTTATTGCAGATTATCCCAACTATCGCTGATGGTTTAAAGGTAACCGTATCGCTATTCTGTATTGTATGGATTTTATCTATTCCTGGTGGCATTTTAATGGCTATGTTACGCCTATCTAAATTGCCTTTAGTAGATAAGCTTGTCGATGCGTTCGTATATTTAATGCGGGGCACACCGTTGATGCTACAAATCTTATTCGTCTATTATGCATTACCAATCATCACAGACGGTGCCATTCAAATGGATGATGCGACGGCAGCAGTTCTTACCTTCGTATTAAACTACGCAGCTTATTTATGTGAGATTTTCCGTGGGGGTATTCAATCTATCTCTCGAGGTCAGTACGAAGGGGCGAAGGTGCTTGGTTTTACCTATGCACAAACTATGCGTAAGATCATCTTGCCACAAATGTTTAAACGTGTATTGCCTCCTCTTGCGAATGAGACGATTAACTTATTGAAAGATACATCTCTCGTGTATGTATTGGCGATGAATGATATCTTGCGTATTACAAAATCTATCGTACAACGTGACTTTGATATTTCTGCATTCCTCGTGGCAGCATTATTCTACTTGATCTTTACCTTTATTTTAACGAATATCTTCAACTACTTAGAACGAAGATTTGCTGTATACGAAGATTAA
- a CDS encoding AEC family transporter gives MNLFELVGHIFINSMVPILVLIGVGFVLDRKFKLDLYTLSKLNFYILLPTFIFRAMYEAKLNSGTLEIVFCALCVLILNSILSDVVGKMQGYDVAKIATLKNCVMFNNVGNMGVALAIFVFTNIPYVIDGATPYANLGLVSVVSIMIIQTISSNTYGFYQAGAGRLTPRDALKVVFHMPMVYAIPLALLCHLLPFDLHGLFFFAPLNIFANAFVGVAMIALGVQINRTPLNFFKMDVMLASTLRLIVSPLIAAGITILFIMFYGPMHPIAAQTIIITYSVPTAINMSLIAIEMKNNPEYATQIVMGTTILSAITMPLFITIAYYLFPLY, from the coding sequence ATGAATCTATTCGAATTAGTAGGCCATATCTTTATAAACTCTATGGTACCCATCCTAGTACTTATAGGGGTAGGATTTGTATTAGATAGAAAATTTAAACTCGATCTATATACGCTGAGTAAACTAAACTTTTATATACTGCTGCCTACCTTTATATTTCGAGCGATGTACGAAGCCAAACTTAACTCAGGTACCTTGGAAATTGTATTCTGTGCACTCTGTGTACTAATACTAAACTCAATTCTTTCAGATGTAGTAGGAAAGATGCAAGGTTATGATGTGGCTAAGATTGCAACTCTGAAAAACTGCGTCATGTTTAATAATGTTGGGAACATGGGTGTCGCTCTTGCCATCTTTGTATTTACTAACATTCCCTACGTCATCGATGGTGCTACCCCCTATGCTAATCTAGGTTTAGTGAGTGTTGTATCTATCATGATTATCCAAACTATTAGCAGTAATACCTACGGTTTCTACCAAGCGGGAGCAGGACGATTAACCCCTAGGGATGCACTAAAAGTCGTATTTCACATGCCCATGGTATATGCCATTCCACTAGCACTACTTTGCCACCTACTCCCTTTTGATTTACACGGCCTCTTCTTCTTTGCACCGCTCAATATATTTGCCAATGCCTTCGTTGGCGTCGCTATGATTGCCTTAGGTGTACAGATTAATAGAACACCGCTAAACTTCTTCAAGATGGATGTCATGCTCGCATCGACCTTACGACTCATTGTGAGCCCACTCATAGCCGCCGGTATTACCATACTATTTATAATGTTCTACGGTCCTATGCATCCAATAGCGGCACAAACCATCATCATAACCTACAGCGTACCTACCGCTATCAATATGTCTCTTATTGCTATTGAAATGAAGAATAATCCAGAATATGCAACACAAATCGTAATGGGGACTACCATTTTATCCGCTATAACTATGCCACTGTTTATTACTATAGCCTATTACCTATTCCCATTATATTAA
- a CDS encoding amino acid ABC transporter substrate-binding protein, whose protein sequence is MNWKKMMAVGLAAVSMMAFVTGCGGDAKKANTELPKKVVIGLDDSFPPMGFKDEKGEIVGFDIDMAKEAAKRAGMDVEFKAIDWSSKEAELKSKKIDALWNGLTVSPEREKNILFSNTYMKDKQYVIVRNDDDSIKGKADLAGKVVGVQQASTGEAALQNDPSGKTVKETKSYADFVSAFMDLGIGRVDAVIADGVIARYLMTKEPGKYKIVEGTDYGVDNFAVGFRKDDTALRDKINGILAEMKKDGTADKIAEKWLGSGADLDKSDAK, encoded by the coding sequence ATGAATTGGAAAAAGATGATGGCCGTAGGCCTTGCAGCCGTGTCTATGATGGCATTTGTAACAGGTTGTGGCGGTGATGCTAAAAAAGCTAATACAGAATTGCCTAAGAAAGTTGTTATCGGTTTAGATGATAGTTTCCCTCCAATGGGCTTTAAAGATGAAAAAGGTGAAATCGTTGGCTTTGATATCGACATGGCTAAAGAAGCAGCTAAACGTGCTGGCATGGATGTAGAGTTCAAAGCTATCGACTGGTCTAGTAAAGAAGCGGAACTAAAATCAAAAAAAATTGATGCGTTGTGGAATGGCTTAACAGTTTCTCCTGAGCGGGAGAAAAATATTTTGTTCTCCAATACATATATGAAGGATAAACAATATGTCATTGTTCGTAATGACGATGATTCCATTAAAGGTAAAGCCGATTTAGCTGGTAAGGTAGTAGGCGTGCAACAAGCTAGTACTGGTGAAGCAGCATTGCAAAACGACCCAAGCGGTAAGACTGTTAAAGAAACAAAATCCTATGCGGATTTTGTAAGTGCCTTCATGGATCTTGGTATTGGTCGTGTTGATGCGGTTATTGCTGATGGTGTAATCGCTCGTTATCTCATGACAAAAGAACCTGGTAAATACAAAATCGTAGAAGGTACTGACTACGGTGTTGATAATTTCGCTGTTGGCTTCCGCAAAGATGATACTGCTTTGCGTGACAAAATTAATGGTATCTTAGCTGAAATGAAAAAAGACGGTACTGCTGATAAAATTGCTGAAAAATGGTTAGGCTCAGGCGCAGACTTAGATAAGAGCGATGCTAAATAG
- a CDS encoding universal stress protein, whose translation MVTYKTIVVPTDGSENAKRALEHALAVADRNQAELIVVHVANIVSAISNFDQTPISGGYVSEQIAEDMEETGKEILNDVVKEIPAGVKVKSVFEVGSPGPALLAVAKKYNADLIVMGSRGLGPLKGLFMGSVSSYVTSHSTCPVLIIK comes from the coding sequence ATGGTTACCTACAAAACTATTGTCGTACCTACTGATGGTTCTGAAAATGCTAAACGTGCGTTGGAACATGCTCTCGCTGTAGCGGATCGCAACCAAGCTGAATTGATTGTTGTTCACGTTGCAAATATTGTGTCTGCTATTTCCAATTTTGATCAAACACCAATTTCTGGTGGATACGTATCTGAGCAAATTGCTGAGGATATGGAAGAAACTGGTAAGGAAATTCTTAATGATGTAGTGAAAGAAATTCCTGCAGGCGTAAAAGTTAAAAGTGTTTTCGAAGTTGGCTCCCCTGGTCCTGCATTACTTGCAGTGGCAAAAAAATACAATGCTGATCTCATCGTAATGGGTAGCCGTGGCCTTGGCCCTTTGAAAGGCTTATTCATGGGTAGCGTAAGTAGCTATGTAACTAGCCACTCCACTTGCCCTGTATTAATCATTAAATAA
- a CDS encoding DMT family transporter, which yields MKNIGILVVFLATVFLSTKSIWAKLIYLDSLSPLNVLVCRAVLSLPFFLIPMIRFDWNSVNKSKVFKYSFFGAILYLSSSIADFIGLLYISASLERAVLFTFPIYVFLLSSDLSRITFSKVVLIVSTVLGLAIMFNPTVDNHLIDTLIGISLVLLSAIFWALFIIYSKRAVSNISPTIFTSTYMCITTVLLLFGFIIDSKNFTTFLTLQTHTMIYLVFLAIFCSIIPSYLMSFGLKKINASLAAVISAMGPIVTLGLDVVILNHNLALNEIIGAIIVTACVTCLTRLNAKA from the coding sequence ATGAAAAATATAGGAATATTAGTGGTATTTTTAGCTACTGTATTCTTATCAACAAAATCTATATGGGCAAAACTAATTTATTTAGATTCACTGAGCCCCTTGAATGTTCTTGTGTGTAGGGCTGTTTTATCATTACCTTTTTTTCTTATACCAATGATTCGTTTTGATTGGAATAGCGTGAATAAAAGTAAGGTTTTTAAATACTCATTTTTTGGAGCTATTCTTTATTTATCTTCATCTATAGCTGACTTTATAGGATTATTATATATATCTGCCTCATTAGAACGTGCTGTTCTATTTACATTTCCAATTTACGTTTTTCTGTTATCTTCAGATTTATCACGCATTACATTTTCAAAAGTAGTTCTAATTGTATCTACTGTGCTAGGCTTAGCAATTATGTTTAATCCTACCGTTGATAACCACCTTATAGATACTTTAATAGGTATTTCACTAGTTTTACTTTCTGCCATTTTTTGGGCGTTGTTTATTATTTATAGTAAGAGGGCTGTTTCGAATATTAGTCCTACTATTTTTACTAGTACTTATATGTGTATAACTACAGTACTTTTACTTTTTGGCTTTATAATTGATAGCAAAAATTTTACTACGTTTTTAACGCTTCAAACTCATACTATGATTTATTTAGTATTTTTGGCCATTTTTTGTTCTATCATTCCTTCATACTTGATGTCTTTTGGTCTTAAAAAAATTAATGCATCTCTTGCAGCAGTTATTAGTGCAATGGGACCAATAGTTACTTTAGGTTTAGATGTAGTTATTCTTAATCATAATTTAGCCTTGAATGAAATTATCGGTGCTATAATTGTTACAGCTTGTGTAACTTGTTTAACAAGGCTAAATGCTAAGGCATAA
- a CDS encoding ArsR/SmtB family transcription factor has translation MTDKQESLLKLAELFKILGDPTRLKIVELLLESEMCVNHIAETMEMGQSAISHQLRVLRQARLVTYRKDGKTAYYSLNDDHVECLVRMGMEHVAHQ, from the coding sequence ATGACCGACAAACAAGAATCATTGCTGAAGCTAGCAGAACTGTTTAAAATCTTGGGTGATCCTACACGCCTTAAAATAGTAGAGCTATTATTAGAAAGTGAAATGTGTGTTAATCACATTGCAGAAACCATGGAGATGGGACAATCTGCTATTTCTCATCAATTGCGTGTATTGCGCCAAGCACGCCTTGTTACATATCGTAAAGATGGGAAAACAGCATACTATTCTCTAAACGATGATCATGTTGAATGTTTAGTTCGCATGGGGATGGAACACGTAGCTCATCAATAA